The following proteins are encoded in a genomic region of Galbibacter sp. BG1:
- a CDS encoding septum formation inhibitor Maf, translating into MKIVKYLFLAMGFLLIVSFTFCKLATSDKNKEKRELSEAFKKYWYAGKAEITSYKLTQARYGELREGKAVFIYVTEPFLKDKQVKADNPNGESTSVLKLNSTKNFNTGIYPYSIMNSTFYPLKYKGHALKISTSVTEWCGQQYMQLNNKSNFKITIHSYFENEADKNFSVNKDILEDELWSQLRVDPSNLPLGEQKIIPSFQYIRLMHKPVKAYTANATLKTEGTINTYTLTYPELDRTLSINFQKEFPFGIESWKESYKSGAGVKAKMLTSSGEKINTIMSAYWTKNSTNDVYLRDSLGL; encoded by the coding sequence ATGAAAATTGTAAAATACCTCTTTTTGGCCATGGGATTTCTTCTTATAGTTTCCTTTACGTTTTGTAAGCTGGCTACTTCAGATAAAAACAAAGAAAAAAGGGAGCTAAGCGAAGCATTTAAAAAATATTGGTATGCCGGAAAGGCAGAAATTACTTCCTATAAACTAACCCAAGCACGCTATGGGGAACTCCGGGAAGGAAAGGCCGTATTTATTTATGTTACCGAACCATTTTTAAAAGATAAACAGGTAAAAGCAGATAATCCAAATGGAGAAAGCACTTCTGTATTAAAGCTAAACAGCACCAAAAATTTTAATACGGGCATCTACCCATACTCCATAATGAACAGTACTTTTTATCCATTGAAATATAAAGGTCATGCTTTAAAAATTTCCACTTCGGTTACAGAATGGTGCGGACAACAGTATATGCAGCTCAATAATAAATCGAATTTTAAAATTACCATACATTCATATTTTGAAAATGAGGCCGATAAGAACTTTAGTGTAAACAAAGATATTTTGGAAGATGAACTTTGGTCGCAACTAAGGGTTGATCCCTCCAATTTACCGCTGGGGGAACAAAAAATAATTCCTTCATTTCAATACATCCGTTTAATGCATAAACCGGTAAAAGCCTATACCGCAAATGCTACTTTAAAAACAGAAGGCACTATTAACACTTACACCCTAACATATCCCGAACTTGACAGAACCCTTAGCATTAACTTTCAAAAAGAGTTTCCATTTGGTATAGAAAGTTGGAAAGAAAGTTATAAAAGTGGTGCTGGCGTCAAGGCTAAAATGCTTACCTCTTCCGGAGAAAAAATCAATACAATTATGTCTGCCTACTGGACTAAAAATTCCACAAACGATGTATATTTGCGGGACTCATTAGGTTTATAG
- a CDS encoding mechanosensitive ion channel domain-containing protein yields the protein MTDFFAIYRDELISSIVAVIVILCLRFLIFKAIKKVGKIGDIDRNRTLLILKYFNVFILIISILTVSLIWGVDFKDLGIFLSSAFAVIGVAFFASWSILSNVTAGIILFFAFPFKIGDRIRIQDKDFPSEAIIEDIKAFHLHLRTDEGELITYPNNLLLQKGVVVIEKLHREDDGSSSV from the coding sequence ATGACAGATTTTTTTGCCATCTACAGAGATGAATTAATTAGCTCCATTGTTGCCGTAATTGTTATTCTTTGTTTACGGTTCCTCATTTTCAAAGCCATTAAAAAAGTAGGGAAAATTGGGGATATCGATAGAAACAGAACACTTCTTATTTTAAAATATTTCAACGTTTTTATCCTTATCATAAGTATTCTCACCGTAAGTTTAATTTGGGGAGTGGATTTTAAGGACTTAGGAATTTTTCTGTCCTCTGCTTTTGCTGTTATTGGGGTGGCATTCTTTGCTTCATGGTCCATTTTAAGTAACGTAACAGCAGGTATCATCCTTTTCTTTGCTTTTCCTTTTAAAATTGGGGATCGCATTCGCATTCAAGATAAAGATTTTCCTTCGGAAGCCATTATAGAAGATATAAAAGCATTTCATTTACACCTCCGTACCGATGAAGGGGAACTTATTACCTATCCCAACAATTTATTGTTGCAAAAAGGTGTGGTTGTTATAGAAAAGCTCCATCGGGAAGATGATGGTTCTAGCTCGGTGTAA
- a CDS encoding prolyl oligopeptidase family serine peptidase, which produces MKRTLLYTFLFLSIFTALAQKNNTSSLSIKQIMQGDDFVGHLPSNPYWSLDGKNIYFDWNPENAFSDSLYVYSLETGKTNKLSFEEQYKLPAENGSFNSDKSKKIYAKHGDIFIAEVNTGKKVQITATKDRESNPHFTNNEKEIAFIKGKNIYTWNMDTGTIEQITDFQEKEKKEEKRSEKDEWLYKDQLALFDVLKERKEKEDLSDVFSEKEKLLHPLPIYTGDKTIYNQQINPTGQYATFLIIDRTEDKETIVPHYVTESGYTEDQKTRSKVGNKPDVYELHIYDTENRKTYAVNLKNLEGLDYIPEYTKDYPNKTYKNENRIGFIDGPVWNEAGTKAVLDIISNDYKDRWIVSLNAADGTVTNLDHQHDNAWIAGPGIGGYRGGELGWMPDDKSIWFQSEKTGYSHLYTLNTETKKSKELTSGDFEIYNPKLSKDKKSWYFTANKTHPGDRQFYTMPLNGGKMKQLTERIGKNDVVLSPDEKNLAILYSYSNKPTELFVMPNPVYRKNATEPTQITHSTTKEFENYSWKEPKIITFKADDGANVHARLYQPKSEIKNGAAVIFVHGAGYLQNAHKWWSSYFREYMFHNILVDNGYTVLDIDYRASAGYGRDWRTGIYRHMGGKDLSDQVDGAEYLISQLGVDKDKIGIYGGSYGGFITLMAMFNEADTFSAGAAIRSVGDWAAYNHGYTARILNTPVTDSLAYRRSSPIYFADGLEGDLLILHGMVDDNVHFQDMVRLSQRLIELGKTNWEMAVYPIERHGFTEPSSWTDEYTRIFKLFNESLLDK; this is translated from the coding sequence ATGAAGAGAACACTACTTTACACTTTTTTATTTCTTTCTATTTTTACCGCCCTTGCACAAAAAAATAACACTTCTTCTTTATCCATAAAGCAAATTATGCAGGGAGATGATTTTGTCGGGCACCTTCCCTCCAATCCTTATTGGTCTCTCGACGGAAAGAATATTTACTTCGATTGGAATCCTGAAAATGCCTTTAGCGATTCGCTTTATGTGTATTCCCTTGAAACAGGAAAAACGAATAAGCTCTCTTTTGAAGAGCAATACAAACTACCAGCAGAAAATGGAAGTTTCAATTCTGATAAATCAAAAAAGATCTATGCAAAACATGGGGATATTTTTATAGCGGAAGTTAATACTGGAAAAAAAGTGCAAATTACCGCAACCAAGGACAGGGAAAGTAATCCGCATTTTACAAATAATGAAAAGGAAATCGCTTTCATTAAGGGTAAAAATATTTATACCTGGAATATGGATACTGGAACCATAGAACAAATTACCGATTTTCAAGAAAAAGAAAAAAAGGAAGAGAAACGTAGTGAAAAAGATGAGTGGCTTTACAAAGATCAATTAGCATTATTCGACGTTTTAAAAGAACGGAAAGAAAAAGAAGATTTAAGCGACGTTTTTAGTGAAAAGGAAAAGTTGCTCCATCCACTGCCCATTTATACCGGAGACAAAACTATATACAACCAACAAATAAATCCTACAGGCCAATATGCAACCTTTTTAATTATCGATAGAACCGAAGACAAAGAAACCATAGTACCTCATTATGTAACAGAAAGCGGTTATACCGAAGATCAGAAAACAAGATCGAAAGTAGGTAACAAACCAGATGTTTACGAGTTGCATATTTACGATACCGAAAATAGAAAAACATATGCAGTAAACTTGAAAAATTTGGAGGGCTTAGATTATATCCCGGAATACACTAAGGATTATCCTAATAAAACATATAAAAATGAAAACAGAATAGGTTTTATCGACGGACCTGTTTGGAATGAGGCTGGAACGAAAGCAGTTTTGGATATTATATCCAACGATTACAAAGATAGGTGGATTGTTTCTTTAAATGCTGCAGACGGTACCGTTACCAATTTAGATCATCAACACGACAATGCTTGGATTGCAGGTCCTGGTATTGGTGGATACCGCGGTGGCGAACTCGGTTGGATGCCCGATGACAAAAGTATCTGGTTTCAATCAGAAAAAACAGGATATTCACATTTGTATACTTTAAATACGGAAACCAAAAAATCTAAAGAACTAACTTCCGGTGATTTTGAAATTTACAATCCGAAGCTGTCTAAAGATAAGAAATCGTGGTATTTTACAGCCAATAAAACACATCCTGGAGACCGCCAATTTTATACCATGCCACTTAATGGTGGAAAAATGAAACAACTTACCGAGCGTATTGGTAAAAACGACGTTGTTTTATCCCCTGATGAAAAAAATCTGGCCATCTTATATTCCTATTCCAATAAACCAACGGAATTATTTGTAATGCCAAATCCGGTTTACAGGAAAAATGCAACCGAACCAACACAAATAACACATTCTACTACCAAAGAATTTGAAAATTACAGTTGGAAGGAGCCAAAGATCATTACTTTTAAGGCAGACGATGGTGCGAATGTTCACGCCCGACTTTATCAACCAAAGAGTGAAATTAAAAATGGTGCTGCCGTTATTTTTGTACACGGCGCCGGTTATTTGCAGAATGCCCATAAGTGGTGGAGTTCTTATTTCCGTGAGTATATGTTTCACAATATTCTAGTAGATAATGGCTATACCGTTTTGGATATAGATTACCGTGCCAGTGCCGGTTACGGAAGGGATTGGAGAACAGGAATCTACAGACACATGGGCGGTAAGGATTTGAGCGATCAAGTAGATGGAGCAGAGTACCTTATTAGCCAGCTAGGTGTCGATAAGGATAAAATCGGAATCTATGGCGGTTCTTATGGCGGCTTTATAACTTTGATGGCCATGTTTAATGAAGCAGATACATTTTCTGCTGGGGCGGCCATTAGATCTGTGGGCGATTGGGCGGCTTACAACCATGGATATACCGCTAGAATTTTAAATACTCCTGTTACCGATAGTTTGGCATACCGCAGAAGTTCGCCTATTTATTTTGCAGACGGCCTGGAAGGGGACTTACTTATTTTACACGGAATGGTAGACGATAATGTTCATTTTCAAGATATGGTTCGTTTATCCCAAAGATTAATTGAATTGGGAAAAACAAATTGGGAAATGGCAGTTTATCCTATAGAAAGACATGGATTTACAGAACCTAGCAGTTGGACTGATGAGTACACACGGATTTTTAAGCTATTTAATGAAAGTCTGCTCGATAAATAA
- a CDS encoding PIG-L family deacetylase yields the protein MQKILSFLYIGLVFTLSGFSQKPKTYTSAEIYQAVEKLNFLGTALYIAAHPDDENTRLISYLSNEVKARTAYLSLTRGDGGQNLIGSELRELLGVLRTQELLAARRVDGGDQFFSRANDFGFSKDPEETLEIWNKDEVLADVVWVIRNFKPDVIVNRFDHRTPGSTHGHHTASAMLSVQAFDLAGDKSSYPQQLKYTQTWQPERLFFNTSWWFYGSEEAFESADKTKMLSFDIGTYYPTLGQSNNEIASIARSQHLSQGFGGISSRGSQEEYIELLKGSLPKDKNNIFDGINTSWSRVQGGAAIGKILKEVEGNFNFKNPSQHIPQLLEAYQLIENLKDDYWRTVKRDEIKKIIEACSGLFLEATVEAASAVPGETIAIESAAINRSEVDMTLQKIEIAPTETTQTLQKKLQNNQSVNISNQVTIPNKSDYTAPYWLTDEGSLGMYEAPQELRGKPETPRLVKATFYIDINGTIIPFEKEIAYKYSKPDKGEMYQPFEILPKVTASVANKVIIFSDADKKEIPVTITSGTNNIQGSIHLDYNSGWNVSPKNIDFSIANKGDTKTVYFTVTPPSEENQEIITPVVTIDGEEYRKELTTIAYDHIPTQSVLLPASFKVVRLNIKKVGENIAYVAGAGDEVPESLRQIGYKVTVIQPENINTGYLQNFDAVVMGIRAYNVHESLKFKQHILLDYVKNGGNLIVQYNTAGRRGLDIDNLAPYLLQLSRDRVTDENAAVTIKAPENPILNAPNEITESDFNGWVQERGLYFPDKWAEEFTPVLSMHDKGEQPKDGSLLVAPYGKGYYIYTGLSFFRELPAGVPGAYKIFANMLSVGKKENTNTSQIKG from the coding sequence ATGCAAAAAATATTATCCTTTCTTTATATTGGATTAGTATTTACACTTTCTGGATTTTCGCAAAAACCTAAAACCTATACTTCCGCAGAAATTTATCAAGCTGTAGAAAAGCTTAATTTCTTGGGAACAGCATTATATATAGCAGCACATCCCGATGATGAGAACACGCGTTTAATTTCTTATTTATCGAATGAGGTTAAAGCAAGAACTGCTTATTTATCGTTAACCCGTGGAGATGGTGGGCAAAATTTAATCGGTTCTGAATTAAGGGAGCTTTTAGGAGTTTTAAGAACACAAGAACTACTGGCGGCAAGGCGTGTAGATGGTGGTGATCAATTTTTTTCACGGGCAAACGACTTCGGTTTCTCCAAAGATCCAGAAGAAACACTTGAAATATGGAATAAAGACGAAGTGCTTGCCGATGTGGTTTGGGTGATACGGAATTTTAAACCCGATGTAATTGTCAACAGGTTCGATCATCGCACTCCAGGTTCTACACATGGCCATCATACAGCTTCTGCCATGTTAAGTGTACAAGCTTTTGATTTGGCTGGCGATAAAAGCAGTTATCCACAACAGTTAAAATATACGCAAACTTGGCAACCAGAACGCCTTTTTTTTAATACCTCTTGGTGGTTTTATGGAAGCGAAGAAGCTTTTGAAAGTGCCGATAAAACTAAAATGTTAAGCTTCGATATAGGCACCTACTACCCTACCCTTGGGCAAAGCAACAACGAAATTGCTTCCATTGCTAGAAGTCAGCACCTAAGTCAAGGTTTTGGGGGGATTTCCTCCCGTGGTTCACAGGAAGAGTATATCGAACTTTTAAAAGGAAGTTTGCCAAAGGATAAAAACAATATTTTTGATGGTATCAATACAAGTTGGAGCCGTGTGCAAGGAGGCGCCGCCATTGGTAAAATTTTAAAGGAAGTTGAAGGTAATTTCAATTTTAAAAATCCGTCACAGCACATTCCGCAGCTTTTAGAGGCCTATCAATTAATCGAGAATTTAAAAGACGATTATTGGAGAACGGTAAAACGAGATGAAATTAAAAAAATCATAGAAGCCTGTAGTGGGCTCTTTTTAGAAGCAACGGTAGAAGCCGCTTCGGCAGTTCCAGGGGAAACCATTGCTATAGAAAGTGCAGCCATCAACCGTTCTGAGGTAGATATGACGCTTCAAAAAATTGAAATAGCTCCCACAGAAACTACCCAAACACTTCAGAAAAAATTACAAAATAATCAGTCTGTAAACATTTCAAACCAAGTTACGATTCCAAACAAAAGTGATTATACCGCTCCTTATTGGTTAACAGATGAGGGATCTCTGGGAATGTACGAAGCACCACAAGAATTAAGAGGGAAACCGGAAACCCCGAGATTGGTAAAAGCTACTTTTTATATTGATATCAACGGAACCATAATTCCGTTTGAAAAAGAAATAGCTTATAAATATTCAAAGCCTGATAAAGGGGAAATGTACCAGCCTTTTGAGATTCTTCCCAAAGTAACGGCCTCTGTAGCAAACAAAGTAATTATTTTTTCTGATGCAGATAAAAAAGAAATACCGGTAACCATAACCTCGGGTACCAATAACATTCAAGGAAGTATTCATTTGGATTATAATAGCGGTTGGAATGTGAGTCCGAAAAATATTGACTTCAGTATAGCGAATAAGGGAGATACCAAAACGGTGTACTTTACGGTAACCCCACCCAGTGAGGAAAACCAAGAAATTATTACTCCTGTGGTAACCATAGACGGTGAAGAATACCGAAAAGAACTAACCACCATAGCCTACGACCATATTCCTACGCAATCTGTATTACTGCCTGCCAGTTTTAAAGTGGTACGCTTAAATATAAAAAAGGTAGGAGAAAATATAGCTTATGTCGCCGGTGCTGGGGATGAAGTGCCAGAAAGCTTGCGGCAAATAGGTTATAAGGTAACCGTTATTCAACCCGAAAACATAAATACAGGTTACTTGCAAAATTTTGATGCTGTGGTCATGGGGATTAGAGCATACAATGTTCATGAATCACTTAAATTCAAGCAACATATTTTATTGGATTATGTTAAAAACGGCGGAAATTTAATTGTACAATACAATACCGCGGGGAGAAGAGGCTTAGATATTGATAATCTGGCACCTTATTTGTTGCAGTTATCTAGGGATCGTGTAACCGACGAAAATGCGGCTGTAACCATAAAGGCACCTGAAAATCCTATTTTGAACGCCCCGAACGAAATTACTGAAAGCGATTTTAATGGTTGGGTGCAAGAAAGAGGATTGTATTTTCCAGATAAATGGGCAGAAGAATTTACTCCCGTGTTATCCATGCATGATAAAGGGGAACAACCAAAAGACGGGAGTTTATTGGTAGCGCCTTACGGAAAAGGATATTACATCTATACCGGATTGAGTTTCTTTAGGGAGCTTCCTGCTGGGGTGCCAGGAGCCTACAAAATATTTGCGAATATGCTTTCGGTTGGTAAAAAGGAGAATACAAACACAAGTCAGATAAAAGGATAA